One window of Phycisphaeraceae bacterium genomic DNA carries:
- a CDS encoding MFS transporter, which yields MPLLADIPNRRQVWAWALYDLANQSFQLLINTLLFGLFLREVVVGGDDPRAGTRIWTMITAGSLLIIVILSPFLGALADQRQWKRELLLVSGVLCGVLTCALASLGRGDLALAATLYIIAAVACGLGENFLGSFLPQLSTPATVGRVSAFGWTMSYIGALVLLGIVAAWIMLAGRAEMSQARPLFLFAGIWFIVGIVPSFIWLREKPVDASLPESPASLVGSTASRLVRTVREAHRFRQLARFLAIFFVYSMGTQSVIYFLGMLGDDMGFKLPQLILFALVMSIAAGFAAFTTSRFQDRLGHTRTISIFLGVWVAGVGVLIAAQLTSLPPVLFWCVSALLGIGLGGIGTSSRAIVGAFTPLDRAAEFFGLWGMVYKLSGICGVLLFGTLSTLLRNAEGAPLLAESRALALGALAVCFSAGLVLLRLVVDEREGVAAASRERTGP from the coding sequence ATGCCCCTGCTCGCCGACATACCGAACCGCCGCCAGGTCTGGGCGTGGGCTCTCTACGACCTCGCCAATCAGTCCTTCCAGCTCCTGATCAACACCCTGCTCTTCGGCCTCTTCCTGCGAGAGGTCGTGGTCGGTGGAGACGATCCCCGCGCCGGCACCCGCATCTGGACCATGATCACCGCCGGATCGCTCCTCATCATCGTCATCCTCTCCCCGTTTCTCGGAGCCCTCGCCGACCAGAGGCAGTGGAAGCGGGAACTCCTCCTTGTCTCCGGCGTTCTCTGCGGCGTCCTCACCTGTGCCCTCGCGTCCCTCGGGCGAGGCGATCTCGCGCTCGCCGCGACGCTCTACATCATCGCCGCCGTCGCGTGCGGCCTCGGCGAGAACTTCCTCGGCTCGTTCCTTCCCCAGCTCTCAACTCCCGCCACCGTCGGGCGCGTCTCGGCTTTCGGCTGGACCATGTCTTACATCGGTGCGCTCGTGCTCCTCGGCATCGTCGCCGCGTGGATCATGCTCGCCGGGCGTGCCGAGATGTCCCAGGCGCGGCCCCTCTTCCTCTTCGCAGGCATCTGGTTCATCGTCGGCATCGTGCCTTCCTTCATCTGGCTCAGGGAGAAGCCGGTCGATGCCTCTCTGCCGGAGAGTCCCGCCTCTCTCGTGGGCTCCACCGCCTCCCGCCTTGTCAGGACTGTCCGCGAGGCCCACAGATTCCGCCAACTCGCCCGCTTCCTCGCCATCTTTTTTGTCTACAGCATGGGCACCCAGTCCGTGATCTACTTCCTCGGGATGCTCGGCGACGACATGGGCTTCAAACTCCCCCAGTTGATCCTCTTCGCTCTTGTGATGTCCATCGCCGCCGGCTTCGCCGCATTCACCACGTCGAGATTCCAGGACCGTCTGGGCCACACGCGGACGATCTCGATCTTCCTCGGTGTCTGGGTCGCGGGAGTTGGCGTGCTGATCGCCGCACAATTGACATCCCTACCCCCGGTGCTCTTCTGGTGCGTCTCGGCCCTGCTCGGCATCGGGCTCGGCGGGATCGGCACCTCCAGCCGCGCGATCGTCGGCGCGTTCACACCCCTCGACAGAGCCGCCGAGTTCTTCGGGCTGTGGGGGATGGTCTACAAACTCTCGGGCATCTGTGGCGTGCTCCTCTTCGGCACGCTCTCGACCCTTCTCCGCAATGCCGAGGGCGCGCCGCTGCTCGCCGAGTCCCGCGCCCTGGCCCTCGGGGCGCTCGCCGTCTGCTTCTCGGCTGGCCTCGTGCTGCTGCGACTCGTGGTCGATGAGCGAGAGGGAGTCGCCGCCGCGTCGCGTGAACGGACCGGCCCCTGA
- a CDS encoding prolyl oligopeptidase family serine peptidase: MHDAPALVSAFPIALRTQSRLARAGAIPLLLAHPDWKSPAPTVLWMHGRTAYKELDPGRYLRWIRAGLAVCAIDLPGHGERLIPEFHTPARTLDMLQQAVGEVDQVLEFLSDPSHAEAFDLDRLAIGGMSAGGMTTLRRLCDEHPFKCAAVEGTTGNLAGLYAPSNKTPADAPPWPVSHDPARVATLDPMQNLAGFKPLPLLALHSEQDRLVPVSTQRRFIETLRGHYVSRAADPSLIEFTTWPSTGAPDEHVGFGRVSNEAKNIQAEFLARHLRVNP; this comes from the coding sequence ATGCATGACGCACCCGCGCTGGTCTCCGCCTTCCCCATCGCGCTGCGCACCCAGTCACGCCTCGCGCGGGCCGGTGCGATCCCTCTCCTCCTCGCCCACCCGGACTGGAAGTCCCCCGCGCCGACCGTCCTCTGGATGCACGGACGCACCGCTTACAAAGAGCTCGACCCCGGGCGATACCTTCGCTGGATCCGCGCCGGACTCGCGGTCTGCGCCATCGACCTCCCGGGCCACGGCGAACGCCTCATCCCCGAGTTCCACACCCCCGCCCGCACGCTCGATATGCTCCAGCAGGCAGTGGGGGAGGTCGATCAGGTCCTCGAGTTTCTCAGCGACCCCTCGCACGCAGAGGCCTTCGATCTCGACCGCCTCGCCATCGGCGGCATGTCCGCGGGCGGCATGACCACCCTCCGCCGGCTCTGCGACGAGCACCCGTTCAAGTGCGCCGCGGTTGAAGGCACGACGGGCAACCTGGCCGGGCTCTACGCGCCATCGAACAAGACGCCCGCAGATGCTCCCCCGTGGCCCGTCAGCCACGATCCGGCCCGTGTCGCCACGCTTGACCCGATGCAGAACCTCGCAGGATTCAAGCCGCTCCCGCTTCTCGCGCTCCATTCAGAGCAGGATCGCCTCGTCCCAGTCTCGACCCAGCGCCGCTTCATCGAGACCCTCCGTGGCCACTACGTCTCGCGTGCCGCAGACCCATCCCTCATCGAGTTCACTACCTGGCCATCGACCGGCGCGCCCGATGAGCACGTCGGTTTCGGACGCGTCTCCAACGAGGCCAAGAACATCCAGGCCGAGTTTCTGGCCAGGCACTTACGGGTGAACCCATGA
- a CDS encoding cyclodeaminase/cyclohydrolase family protein, producing the protein MTETTNESLADLRFSDLLRAVASKTPSPGGGAVAAAVGALGAALGSMVVAYSVGRKSLAAHTPELESAAIQLTRARELLLLLAEADAAAYSRLNALQKLPENDPKRIAEWSQAVEGALGAPNSMLAACGDLLRLLGKLGPITNPYLKSDLAIAALLTEACARAAAWNVRINLPLVSTEGERMRLDAETDRLVADAVLRAAAIERACAPDAARS; encoded by the coding sequence GTGACCGAGACTACAAACGAATCGCTGGCCGATCTGCGCTTCTCTGATCTGCTCAGAGCGGTTGCCTCAAAGACGCCCTCACCGGGGGGCGGGGCGGTAGCCGCCGCTGTCGGTGCCCTCGGAGCCGCCCTCGGCTCCATGGTGGTCGCCTATTCCGTCGGGAGAAAGTCCCTCGCGGCCCACACACCCGAGCTGGAATCGGCCGCGATCCAACTGACCAGAGCCAGGGAACTGCTCCTGCTCCTCGCGGAGGCGGACGCCGCGGCGTACTCGCGCCTCAACGCACTGCAGAAACTCCCTGAGAACGACCCGAAGCGGATCGCTGAATGGAGCCAGGCCGTTGAGGGTGCGCTCGGCGCGCCGAACTCCATGCTCGCGGCGTGTGGTGACCTGCTTCGCCTTTTGGGCAAACTCGGCCCGATAACCAACCCGTACCTGAAGTCGGATCTTGCGATCGCCGCGCTGCTGACAGAAGCGTGCGCACGAGCCGCGGCGTGGAACGTCCGGATCAACCTCCCGCTGGTCTCAACAGAAGGTGAGCGAATGCGTCTTGACGCAGAGACCGATCGCCTCGTTGCAGATGCGGTGTTGAGGGCCGCTGCCATTGAGCGTGCCTGCGCCCCGGACGCGGCGCGATCCTGA
- the lpxI gene encoding UDP-2,3-diacylglucosamine diphosphatase LpxI (LpxI, functionally equivalent to LpxH, replaces it in LPS biosynthesis in a minority of bacteria.), translating into MLSPLTILPDPPAPPTAIGLIAGGGQLPVIIARSLREKGHTVHGLGLWRQYEAGLPEICTSFRDVGLLRVGSWARILARLGVRHAIMVGRVDKAKLMHDPLRMVKNIPDVRTVVAWYRHLRHDRRSHAVLGAIAEELDRCGVQLLDSTYPIPAELATEGVMTRTRPTAMQEQDIDFVWPMLRELLRLDIGQAVSVRERDVIAVEAVEGTDRMIERTGTLCRAKGWTICKGARSGHDRRSDVPTIGPQTIENLHAAGAGCLALAAGDVIMINKAEVIDLADARGISIVGVPVAKA; encoded by the coding sequence ATGCTTAGCCCACTGACCATCCTGCCGGACCCTCCTGCGCCACCAACGGCGATCGGTCTGATTGCGGGCGGCGGCCAGTTGCCCGTGATCATCGCCCGCTCGTTGCGAGAGAAGGGCCACACTGTCCACGGTCTCGGGCTCTGGAGGCAGTACGAGGCGGGCCTGCCGGAGATCTGCACGTCGTTCCGCGATGTCGGGCTCCTTCGCGTCGGGTCCTGGGCGCGGATTCTCGCTCGTCTGGGCGTGCGCCACGCCATCATGGTCGGCAGGGTCGATAAGGCCAAGCTGATGCACGATCCGCTGCGGATGGTCAAGAACATCCCCGACGTCCGCACCGTCGTTGCCTGGTATCGCCACCTGCGCCACGACCGGCGCTCGCACGCCGTCCTCGGTGCCATCGCCGAGGAACTCGACCGTTGCGGCGTGCAACTCCTCGATTCGACCTATCCCATCCCTGCCGAGCTCGCGACCGAGGGCGTGATGACCCGTACCCGGCCGACCGCCATGCAGGAACAGGACATCGACTTCGTCTGGCCCATGCTCCGTGAGCTGCTCCGGCTCGACATCGGCCAGGCCGTCTCCGTACGCGAGCGTGACGTGATCGCAGTCGAGGCGGTCGAGGGCACCGACCGGATGATCGAACGCACAGGCACACTCTGTCGCGCCAAGGGCTGGACAATCTGCAAGGGGGCCCGCTCCGGGCACGACCGCCGATCGGACGTGCCGACGATCGGTCCTCAGACGATCGAGAATCTGCACGCCGCGGGCGCGGGGTGTCTCGCCCTTGCCGCGGGCGACGTGATCATGATCAACAAGGCCGAGGTGATCGATCTCGCGGATGCCCGCGGGATCTCGATCGTGGGCGTTCCCGTCGCCAAGGCCTGA
- a CDS encoding N-acetyltransferase: protein MRVRTFAADWLPLPLLVVTVGIIVYAIYRAMKFVLQWVVEVLIGFHPLAPFGVTIAALAIVVPYAVRGNMKRRRVKSRVGHACVRCGYDMADKLHGTCPECGLIWATNRRKDGWKPSGCAVRSARPDEYGINGPIWQLHTDSYGGIAAPALVELLRTRAGDAAISLVAEWDGKPAGHILLVPSVVRLDRADQAEPETTEVLILVEFAVAAGHTGMGIGSALVIAGLREGMARGYRRVATDCRPHFLLKFGFEPASKRSIRLPYSDCEDEDNIGWVALELVPGGFGDCAGVIEYPPREFVSGSDAVDTAGPNA, encoded by the coding sequence GTGAGGGTCCGCACTTTCGCGGCAGACTGGCTGCCTCTGCCGCTTCTCGTCGTCACCGTCGGCATCATCGTGTACGCCATCTACCGTGCGATGAAGTTCGTCCTCCAGTGGGTGGTTGAGGTGCTGATCGGCTTTCACCCGCTCGCGCCATTCGGGGTCACAATCGCGGCGCTCGCCATTGTCGTTCCATACGCCGTCCGGGGGAATATGAAACGACGCCGTGTAAAGTCTCGCGTCGGCCACGCGTGCGTCCGCTGCGGCTATGACATGGCAGACAAGCTGCACGGCACATGCCCCGAGTGCGGCCTGATTTGGGCGACAAACCGGCGTAAGGACGGGTGGAAGCCGTCTGGTTGCGCCGTTCGCAGTGCGAGGCCCGATGAGTACGGCATCAACGGGCCGATCTGGCAACTGCACACCGACTCCTATGGAGGAATCGCGGCGCCCGCGCTCGTCGAGTTGCTCCGTACCAGAGCCGGCGACGCGGCCATCTCTCTGGTGGCGGAATGGGATGGAAAGCCCGCCGGGCACATTCTGCTCGTTCCATCGGTCGTGCGGCTCGACCGTGCGGATCAAGCGGAACCAGAAACGACCGAAGTTCTGATACTGGTCGAGTTCGCTGTCGCTGCGGGACATACGGGCATGGGAATCGGCTCAGCGCTCGTCATTGCGGGCTTGCGCGAGGGAATGGCTCGGGGGTACAGGCGCGTCGCAACAGACTGCCGCCCGCACTTTCTCTTGAAGTTCGGATTCGAGCCCGCCAGCAAGCGGAGCATCCGGCTGCCATACTCCGATTGCGAGGACGAGGACAACATCGGCTGGGTCGCGCTCGAACTCGTCCCCGGCGGGTTCGGCGACTGCGCGGGCGTGATCGAGTATCCGCCGCGCGAGTTCGTGTCTGGATCGGATGCAGTGGACACGGCAGGTCCGAACGCCTGA
- a CDS encoding YkgJ family cysteine cluster protein: protein MSDEGTLRSMAADWLRQANEPAVVAELESIYAEVAREIGERGPACWASGRCCNFEKTGHRLYTTGLEAAYTVVRLARLAEPRGLTGADVEQARASGGCPFQERNLCGVHPVRPLGCRVYFCDRTAQAWQHDLTERGMAKIRELHDRYGTVYAYAEWRELLEAIVG, encoded by the coding sequence ATGAGTGACGAGGGAACACTCCGTTCGATGGCGGCTGACTGGCTGCGCCAGGCGAATGAGCCGGCTGTTGTTGCGGAGCTTGAATCGATCTACGCCGAGGTGGCCCGCGAGATCGGCGAGCGTGGGCCCGCGTGCTGGGCTTCCGGCCGTTGCTGCAACTTTGAGAAGACGGGTCATCGCCTGTACACGACCGGCTTGGAAGCGGCATACACGGTGGTGCGGTTGGCGAGATTGGCAGAGCCGCGCGGGTTGACGGGCGCTGATGTCGAGCAGGCCCGAGCCAGCGGCGGATGTCCTTTTCAAGAACGAAACCTGTGCGGCGTGCACCCCGTCAGGCCGCTCGGCTGCCGCGTGTATTTCTGCGATCGCACGGCCCAGGCGTGGCAGCACGACCTGACCGAGCGCGGTATGGCGAAGATCCGCGAACTGCACGATCGCTACGGGACTGTGTACGCCTACGCCGAATGGCGGGAGTTGCTTGAGGCGATAGTGGGGTGA
- a CDS encoding YkgJ family cysteine cluster protein, whose protein sequence is MAEQSSHHEPETTREWFDAADPATGDVGLRFTCTQCGNCCSGPPGYVIVDDAEIAALASELGISNDAFRETYCQSTFLGLSLKEKDSPAGFDCVFLDRKSVPGKAVCSVYGARPAQCRAWPFWPAMVRSPEGWKQGMRTCPGMGKGELHDPREIRMVRATIEGRLDPAR, encoded by the coding sequence ATGGCCGAGCAGTCATCACATCACGAGCCAGAGACAACACGCGAGTGGTTCGACGCTGCCGATCCGGCGACGGGAGATGTCGGGCTCCGGTTCACCTGCACCCAGTGCGGCAACTGCTGCTCGGGGCCGCCGGGGTATGTGATTGTCGATGATGCTGAGATCGCCGCTCTCGCTTCGGAGCTCGGCATCTCGAACGATGCGTTCCGCGAGACCTACTGCCAGAGCACGTTCCTCGGCCTGTCCTTGAAAGAGAAGGACTCGCCGGCGGGCTTCGATTGCGTCTTTCTCGATCGGAAGTCTGTTCCGGGCAAGGCAGTCTGCTCGGTGTATGGGGCGCGGCCGGCGCAGTGCCGCGCGTGGCCGTTCTGGCCCGCGATGGTTCGATCTCCCGAAGGATGGAAGCAGGGGATGCGCACGTGCCCTGGAATGGGGAAGGGCGAGTTGCACGACCCGCGCGAGATCAGGATGGTGCGCGCGACGATCGAGGGACGATTGGATCCGGCGCGATGA
- a CDS encoding SDR family oxidoreductase: MTHLHLETELARLAESDAPIALVTGAARRVGRAIALELARAGCDVVIHHHASEAEARGVRAEIHSLGRRGVCWRLDLSDLAGVERGAAELARRLPRLDVLVHNASIYAPTPIASINAEILSRFHAVNAGSPALLSAALSAHLSRSPLDGGGAIVAMLDIHAMGLPRREFAPYAMSKASLHELVRSLARDLAPRVRVNGVAPGVVAWPDEGYESGRAAQEVYLARVPLARAGTPGDAAEAVRWLALEARYVTGQVIRVDGGRSLM; this comes from the coding sequence TTGACGCACCTGCACCTTGAGACTGAGCTCGCACGCCTGGCCGAATCGGACGCGCCGATCGCACTCGTGACCGGTGCGGCACGGCGTGTCGGGCGTGCCATCGCCCTTGAGCTCGCCCGCGCCGGCTGCGACGTTGTCATCCACCATCACGCATCGGAGGCCGAGGCCAGAGGTGTGCGAGCGGAGATCCACTCGCTCGGACGCAGGGGCGTGTGTTGGCGGCTCGATCTTTCAGACCTCGCCGGGGTCGAGCGCGGAGCGGCGGAGTTGGCCCGTCGGCTTCCTCGACTCGATGTGCTGGTCCACAACGCGTCGATCTATGCCCCGACACCCATCGCTTCGATCAACGCCGAGATCCTCTCGCGATTCCATGCGGTCAACGCGGGCTCGCCCGCGCTGCTGAGCGCTGCGCTCTCGGCACATCTCTCGCGCTCACCGCTCGACGGGGGCGGCGCGATCGTCGCGATGCTCGACATCCACGCGATGGGTCTGCCGCGCCGCGAGTTCGCGCCGTACGCGATGTCTAAGGCCTCGCTGCACGAGCTTGTGCGCTCGCTGGCGCGCGACCTCGCCCCGCGTGTGCGAGTGAACGGCGTCGCGCCCGGCGTTGTGGCGTGGCCTGATGAGGGGTATGAATCGGGTCGCGCGGCGCAGGAGGTGTATCTGGCGCGAGTCCCGCTGGCCCGGGCCGGGACGCCCGGCGACGCGGCGGAGGCCGTGCGCTGGCTCGCTCTCGAGGCACGCTACGTCACCGGTCAGGTCATCCGAGTCGATGGGGGCAGGTCGTTGATGTGA
- a CDS encoding AAA family ATPase has product MADASRPPHTDDPATPEAVREAAASFVRDASAVREQIGRVIVGQRDVVEQVLVCLFASGHVLLEGVPGIGKTLLVRTLAQALSLAHGRVQFTPDLMPADITGTTIVAEDDRGDGRVRREFRFQPGPVFTQMLLADEINRATPKTQSALLEAMQERAVTVGGTSHPLPKPFFVMATQNPLEQEGTYPLPEAQLDRFFFKVMVGYATREEMSEILERTATRVSVEAEPVLDTARLLAHQALVRRVPIAPSVRDYAVRLVLSTHPRGKAAGPDGGRFATPMVNQYVRLGASPRAAQSLELGAKVVALLDGRAAVSVSDIQRIALPALRHRLIMNFEAEAEGVNADTVVENAIATLPVMADA; this is encoded by the coding sequence ATGGCCGACGCCTCTCGACCTCCACACACCGACGATCCGGCGACACCGGAGGCGGTGCGCGAAGCCGCGGCGTCTTTCGTCCGCGACGCGTCCGCCGTGCGGGAGCAGATCGGTCGGGTGATCGTCGGCCAGCGGGATGTGGTCGAGCAGGTGCTGGTCTGTCTCTTCGCCTCGGGGCACGTGCTCCTGGAGGGCGTGCCGGGCATCGGCAAGACGCTCTTGGTCCGAACACTCGCCCAGGCGCTCTCGTTGGCTCATGGCCGCGTGCAGTTCACGCCCGACCTGATGCCCGCCGACATCACAGGCACGACCATCGTCGCAGAGGATGATCGGGGCGACGGCAGGGTGCGCCGTGAATTCAGGTTCCAACCCGGCCCGGTCTTCACGCAGATGCTGCTCGCCGACGAGATCAACCGCGCCACGCCGAAGACACAGTCCGCCCTCCTCGAGGCGATGCAGGAGCGGGCCGTCACCGTCGGCGGCACGAGCCATCCACTGCCCAAGCCGTTCTTTGTCATGGCGACGCAGAACCCGCTCGAGCAGGAGGGCACCTACCCGCTCCCCGAGGCGCAGCTCGATCGATTCTTCTTCAAGGTGATGGTCGGGTACGCCACACGTGAAGAGATGTCTGAGATCCTCGAACGCACCGCCACCCGCGTCAGTGTCGAGGCAGAGCCCGTGCTGGACACGGCACGACTTCTCGCCCACCAGGCGCTTGTTCGGCGCGTGCCCATCGCTCCGAGCGTGCGTGATTACGCGGTGCGCCTCGTGCTCTCGACACACCCCAGGGGAAAGGCCGCCGGACCAGATGGAGGGCGCTTCGCAACCCCGATGGTCAACCAATACGTTCGGCTCGGCGCATCCCCTCGTGCTGCCCAGTCGCTCGAACTCGGCGCGAAGGTTGTTGCGCTTCTCGACGGGCGCGCCGCCGTCTCTGTGTCGGACATCCAGCGCATCGCGCTTCCCGCGCTCCGTCATCGCCTCATCATGAACTTCGAGGCCGAGGCAGAGGGTGTGAACGCGGACACTGTCGTAGAGAACGCCATCGCGACGCTGCCGGTCATGGCCGACGCGTGA
- the prfB gene encoding peptide chain release factor 2, with protein sequence MAQLKALEDRMGSEGFWDNQSAAQKVVAEVKILRSQVLPLAEAMTGLEDAKVGYDMAKEAGDKDLLAEVDEGLYQLGIKMERVELQSLFTGKYDAGNCFLTLNAGVGGTEANDWAEMLLRMYIFYCEKMGWSLEEVDKGFGPEVGIDSVTLHVKGPYAFGYLSCERGTHRLARVSPFNAQGKRQTSFATVDVIPEIAESEVEIPDKEIDVVVFARSSGPGGQNVNKVATAVRITHKPTGIQITTNTYKEMTQNRSAALALLKAKLQQIEDEKREREITAAKGGTLELGWGTQIRSYVFYDNRVKDHRTNYEETDYEAVLRGELAPFIDAELKRRRAEKERVSK encoded by the coding sequence ATGGCCCAACTCAAAGCCCTCGAAGATCGCATGGGCTCCGAAGGGTTCTGGGACAACCAGTCCGCGGCACAGAAAGTCGTCGCCGAGGTCAAAATCCTCCGCTCTCAGGTCCTCCCGCTCGCCGAGGCCATGACCGGTCTTGAAGACGCCAAAGTCGGATACGACATGGCCAAAGAGGCCGGTGATAAGGATCTCCTCGCCGAGGTCGATGAGGGGCTCTACCAGCTCGGCATCAAAATGGAGCGCGTCGAGCTCCAGTCCCTCTTCACCGGCAAGTACGACGCCGGAAACTGCTTCCTCACGCTCAACGCCGGTGTGGGCGGCACCGAGGCCAACGACTGGGCCGAGATGCTGCTCCGCATGTACATCTTCTACTGCGAGAAGATGGGCTGGTCGCTCGAAGAGGTGGACAAGGGCTTCGGACCCGAAGTCGGTATCGACTCCGTCACCCTTCACGTCAAAGGCCCGTACGCGTTCGGCTATCTCTCATGCGAGCGCGGCACGCATCGGCTCGCCAGGGTCTCGCCCTTCAACGCCCAGGGCAAACGCCAGACATCCTTCGCCACGGTCGATGTCATCCCCGAGATCGCAGAATCCGAGGTCGAGATCCCCGACAAGGAGATCGATGTCGTCGTCTTCGCGCGCTCCTCCGGCCCCGGCGGGCAGAACGTCAACAAGGTCGCCACAGCCGTGCGCATCACGCACAAGCCGACCGGCATCCAGATCACCACCAACACCTACAAGGAAATGACACAGAATCGCTCCGCAGCGCTCGCGCTCCTCAAGGCCAAGCTCCAGCAGATTGAGGACGAGAAGCGTGAGAGAGAGATCACCGCCGCGAAGGGCGGCACGCTCGAACTCGGCTGGGGCACGCAGATCCGCTCCTACGTCTTCTACGACAACCGCGTGAAGGACCATCGCACCAACTACGAGGAGACCGACTACGAGGCCGTTCTCCGAGGCGAACTCGCCCCCTTCATCGATGCGGAACTCAAACGCCGGCGCGCCGAGAAGGAACGGGTGTCGAAGTGA
- a CDS encoding DUF1801 domain-containing protein: MQSKATTVDQYMAELPEDRRAALSAVRQTIRANIDKDVEECMGYGMPGYAIPHRVYPPGYHCDPSMGLPFAGFASQKNYMSVYLMTVYGEGAEENWFREKWAKTGKKLDMGKCCIRFKKLEDLALDVIGEAIRRVSAKDFIAHYERSILSMNKSATAKRAAKGIAKKATAAKPAAKPAKKSVAKHSAKPAKGKVTTPKAGKKVAKKTAKRVGRPTAKKKAAGRIRSR; the protein is encoded by the coding sequence ATGCAGAGCAAAGCCACCACCGTTGACCAGTACATGGCCGAACTGCCCGAGGATCGGCGTGCCGCCCTGAGCGCGGTCCGTCAGACGATCCGGGCGAACATCGATAAGGACGTCGAGGAGTGCATGGGGTATGGGATGCCGGGGTACGCGATCCCGCACCGCGTGTACCCGCCGGGGTATCACTGCGATCCGTCGATGGGTCTGCCGTTCGCCGGGTTCGCCTCGCAGAAGAACTACATGTCGGTCTACCTGATGACCGTCTACGGCGAGGGGGCTGAGGAGAACTGGTTCCGCGAGAAGTGGGCGAAGACCGGCAAGAAGCTCGACATGGGCAAATGCTGCATCCGCTTCAAGAAGCTTGAGGACTTGGCCCTCGACGTGATCGGCGAGGCGATCCGACGGGTGTCGGCGAAGGACTTCATCGCGCATTATGAGCGGAGCATCCTCAGCATGAACAAGTCCGCGACCGCCAAGCGTGCGGCGAAGGGAATCGCAAAGAAAGCGACGGCCGCCAAGCCCGCGGCAAAGCCAGCCAAGAAATCCGTCGCCAAGCACTCCGCCAAGCCCGCGAAGGGAAAGGTGACAACGCCAAAGGCCGGGAAGAAAGTCGCGAAGAAGACCGCAAAGCGTGTCGGGCGGCCAACGGCAAAGAAGAAGGCCGCGGGGCGGATCCGATCTCGATAG
- a CDS encoding fatty acid desaturase, giving the protein MTPPSVAPALNPQTIDPTEGVLPLVITKVEAGQIQPVAIDGSGAIPTPEAGSLDNADHHAGLGERIATAVVVVAPVIGFAVAMVLLWGGVFNFTYLAIMVGMYLVTGFGITIGFHRYFTHKSFDTSRPMAALLGVAGSMAVQGTLLDWAATHRSHHQHSDHEDDPHSPHNHGGGIVGVLKGAWHAHVGWFLKGVQVRDRKYVVDLVKDPMVRRISALFPLWALLGLIIPAIIGGLVMMSWNGALLGFLWGGLVRVFLVHHVTWSVNSVCHLWGSRPFRSHDHSRNNPIFGVLALGEGWHNNHHAFPASARHGLRWWQFDASYIVIRTMAALGLASNVRVPSRERMESKRAA; this is encoded by the coding sequence ATGACACCACCATCAGTTGCCCCCGCTCTGAATCCTCAGACCATCGATCCCACCGAGGGGGTTCTCCCGCTCGTCATCACGAAGGTAGAGGCCGGGCAGATACAGCCGGTCGCCATCGACGGCTCAGGCGCGATCCCCACGCCCGAGGCCGGGTCTCTCGACAACGCCGATCATCACGCCGGGCTCGGCGAACGCATCGCCACCGCCGTGGTCGTCGTTGCCCCTGTCATCGGCTTCGCAGTCGCAATGGTGCTTCTCTGGGGCGGCGTCTTCAACTTCACATACCTCGCCATCATGGTGGGCATGTACCTCGTGACCGGGTTCGGAATCACGATCGGTTTCCATCGCTACTTCACCCACAAATCCTTCGACACCAGCCGTCCCATGGCCGCCCTGCTCGGGGTCGCCGGCTCGATGGCGGTGCAGGGCACGCTCCTTGATTGGGCCGCGACCCACCGCAGCCACCACCAGCACAGCGACCACGAGGACGACCCGCACTCTCCACACAACCACGGCGGAGGCATCGTCGGCGTGCTGAAGGGGGCGTGGCACGCCCACGTCGGCTGGTTCCTGAAGGGCGTGCAGGTTCGCGATCGCAAGTACGTGGTCGATCTCGTCAAAGACCCCATGGTCCGGCGCATCAGCGCGCTCTTCCCGCTCTGGGCACTGCTCGGACTGATCATCCCCGCGATCATCGGCGGTCTCGTCATGATGTCATGGAACGGCGCCCTGCTCGGATTCCTCTGGGGTGGGCTCGTCCGTGTCTTCCTTGTTCACCACGTGACGTGGAGCGTCAACTCCGTCTGCCACCTCTGGGGCTCGCGTCCCTTCCGCAGCCACGATCACAGCCGCAACAACCCCATCTTCGGCGTGCTCGCGCTCGGCGAGGGGTGGCACAACAACCACCACGCATTCCCCGCCTCGGCCCGCCACGGGCTCCGCTGGTGGCAGTTCGACGCCAGCTACATCGTGATCAGGACCATGGCCGCGCTCGGCCTCGCGAGCAACGTGAGAGTCCCGTCGAGAGAGCGCATGGAATCCAAGCGGGCCGCCTGA